TTTGTTTGACACCAATAGCATCAAAAGTCTTTCACAGTATGTAACACCACTCATAGATTTCTTTGAAAAGCTCACAGATGGAGAGAAGGTTGGTTTCTTACTTTCTTATGATCTTATCCACAAATTCACTTATCTTTTCATCTCTTTTTTGTCTCTTACATGTGTAATCCAAATCATTCTTTTCAATTGTAGGTGATTTTGGTAGGCCATGATTTTGGTGGATCATGTATATCATATGCAATGGAGCTATTTCCATCTAAAATTTCAAAAGCTATATTTATCGCTGCTTCTATGTTGAAAAGTGGTCAAAGTACTCTTGATATGTTCTCACAAAAGGTTTGTTCCTTGATATATAATTTCTTCTACCCTTTATTCTTGTTTTTGTTATATAAGTTTTAAGAATATTTcgaaatattatattatataaattatatttgCAGGAAAATACAAATGATCTCATGCGTAAAGCTCAAAAGTTCATCTATACAAATGGGAATAATTTGCCTCCAACTGCAATTGATCTTGACAAAATGCTCTTAAAGGACCTTCTATTCAATCACAGTCCTCCCAAGGTATAGCTCAATACTACTGTATTTGAAATATATTGGACTATGACTGTTAATGAGACAAAAAGACGTAAACGCCCTTATCATCCATCATCTAAAATATCCCCAAAAAGTTGATTTATACAAAAATTTATTGCCCTTATTAACACATTGTATATACACAATAATTGCTAGTGATTAGGCATGCCGTTATGCTAACATGCTCCTTGCCATTGTGCTAACCTACACTTAAATAATATAATCTATAAAAATGACATGTTTAGTCCTTATAGTTTTAAAATGGAATAATTACATGTTTTTGTCCCTATAGTTATATACTATTGTATTGTGGCCATTTTAGGTTAATTACAATTTTCGTCCTTACAgtatcaaatattttttttaaatagtccCTGCTTCCTGTATTATAAAATATTTGTAGAAATGGTCCCTGCTTAAATGGaaaattacagaaatggtccctatGTATCATAAAACTAGAGAAATGGCCCCCTTCTAATATGGAATTCCCAGAAATGGTCCCTATGGAATAGTGTATTTTACAGAAATTTTCATGTTTCTTAAAAAtggttaatctcataaaagaccttatattttgtgtttttttccgGGTTAAATCTCATCTTTATTTTTTCTTGAAAAATACCTTATAGGTTTTCATTTTTTCCGAAAAAACCCTCAACCTTCtaaatgtttccaaataaatcctcaacttttttagtttttcctgaaaaaaaaaaccctcacattctacaacttttttttagagaaaaatgactaaaagggccagatcggaaaaaataaaaaaaatgcaagGTCTTTTTCATGAGCAAAATAAAGTTGAAGTCTAACTCagaaaaaatacaaaatataaagTCTTTTATGAGATTAAACCCTCTTAAAATTACAAAATTGATCCCTACATTTTTTGAAAATCTCAAAAACGGTccttatttaattcaaaaattacaaaaattttATTCTATTCCAAATGATGTCGAAAATATAAGGTTAAATCAATCCAATTATCCAAATTTGTGTGAATGGGACATTCAACGTTtcatttttccttttttaaaaagCTTGGATATACAGTGACTCAAAAAGACGTAATTACGTAAATACCCTTGTTGAGAAAGTTGATttgtaccaaaaaaaaaaaaaagtcactgACCTTTTCGAGATTTGATCCAGGATGTCGCATTAGCGTCTGTTTCGATGAGGCCGATTCCATTCCCCCCAGTTCTAGAGAAACTCTCTCTTTCCGATTCCAACTACGGAAAAGTGAGAAGATTCTACATAGAAACACCTGATGACAATGCCATTCCAATCGCCTTACAACAAAGCATGATAAACCAATCCCCACCTGAAAAGGTATTCCGTATCAAAGCTTCTGATCACTCCCCTTTCTTCTCAAAACCTCAAGCCCTACATAAATTACTAGTCGAAATCGCAAAACTcacataaaaaatttaaaaaaaaaaaacagcacaTAAGACATAACCATGAAAACTGAAAAGTAACATTTGCATAGGTAGAGCATGATTTTGAACGCCGTGTACATTGTGTTTtacttcaaattttaaattcataaattaaaataaatcatGTTGAATTTTACGTATGAGAAATTGCTAGAAAATCAGTAATTTTTTGTAGGTAATATTCGTTGGGTTATATTTCTTTGCCTTTATAATATGTAATAATAAGAATATGAAGTAAGATTGAGATATAGATGGTAGGGATTATGTTTATGTaaatttgaattaaataatttcATTTGGTTTTTCTTGCTATTTTTATTCCGTATGTAATGTAGTTCAACGTTTTATCTGTCAAAGAGATTACTTTCACATAAATAGTAGAGTAaactacacgaatggtccctatggtttggggtaatttgtatgtttggtccctaacttatttgtttaactcggaaggttcctaatgtttgtttttgttgcgcgtttggtcctgGTCTTGcaaaaaaagactattttaccattgaatttttaatttatttaaataaacacaccccaaccccacTTCCACCTCACATTATCTTACCTTATCTATCTcatcttatttaaataaattaaaaaatcaagagtaaaatagtctttttaggtaagacatggaccaagtacaaaaaataaaaactgtagggaccttctgagttaaaaaattaatttagggaccaaatgtgtaaattatcccaaaccatagggacctttcgtgtaatttactctaaatagtaagattcatatttattttattcattataAAATTCAGAAAGTAaaaaaaagtattaaaaaaaatcatttaaaaccgaAAATAGAATATTTCTCTCCTGAAGCTTGTCTCCGCTATATTATATTTATCTTCATCTTGGATTTTTGTATTGATAACCGACAACCTTACAATAAACACGTAGACAAGCTTGCTTTtgtattaaaacattttctttttatttacatAAAATTCCAATACTATTTTTCGGAGTCTCTACTCTCTAAGTCCTCACACccacaaatatatataaatataatgttTATGAAACAAAATGATATATTTGAGAGAGTAACTTATTCGTTGAAATGTAAGTCTACATAACTTTTTAAAAAGTTAGCAtaacaacataattttttttttgaaaaacaaactAGTTTTGTTGTACCAAATGTAACGTAGAAACTCTATTTTTCAACTTATAAAAGGAAGTTACTTTTTTTATATATTCTATATGTAGCGCTCCATGGTGTTGTGCACAAAAATTTCAAAGGCAATATAGTACCTTTCTAGCATTTTGCCATATTAGTTGGATTTATCCAATCAGTCGTTACACAAACAAAAGAATGTTGTAAGTTGTGAAGAGTGAAGAGTGAATCAAACATCAATTGTTAAAAGAACCCATTTTCTGAATCCTACGTTGGTCCCAGGGATAGTAAACAATGTTGTAGAGAGGGGAGATTACAACCAAATAAAAGGCTTTAAAATTAACAACATACTTGATTCTTGATCACTTCGTGATCCTATAAAAGTGAAAATAACATTGACCCCTAAAAATATTTCTGGTTTTAAGGTCTATGTGTTTCCATGTTAACCAACAATTTTTACTCTCGTtagatgaatagaaaagattttcCTTGTACTATCAATTGAGAGGACCATTCATTTAAATAATCTCTTTTTATCTTAAAGTGTTTGCACACAATTTTcactaggggtgagcatttggaccggaccGGCTTTTGAACCAGACTGATTACGGAGAATATTGTAGACCGTGGACCGGGCCGGATGAATCGTGTCAGGGTCCATGTCCGTGTTCGGGTCCAGGTCTGGGTTTTCCGGTTCTTGGACTCATTTGGACCGGTAACAATTTAAcacaaacatacatatattgtcatctAAATCTAACATGTTTaccaactaatatatatatatatatatatatatatatatatatatatatatatatatatatatatatatatatatatatatatatatatatatatatcaagtttACTAACAAAAGTTAACAATCTTAAGCTCTTAACACAAACATATAAAAGTAATTATCGTAACaccaaaaatcatagtttaaactttaaaattaaTCCAACTAACAAACGTTATAATCTAATCTTCCATTGGCCTCCTCCCCATATCAATGTCTTCTAAATCAAACATGTTTAAAGCTTGTGCAATCTCTAGATAAACacaaaatgaaaatgttgttagtatttaataaaaagtaataattgtataaaaaagaacaagtataattttttttttacctaaAGTTATATCATTATCCATCAAGATGTCGTCAACGTTGTCAATTATTGGATTTGTAGACTTTCTCACCCAATCTTGGGTGCGtaacaaagcttcaactatcaACGTCGATAAACTAGTCCGATACTCACTTACAACTCTACCACATGTGCTAAAGTGGACTCGGACGCCACACTTGATATTTGTATTGCCAATATATCTAACAACAAAAGAATTAAATTGTAACGATAATTTATACAGAAACTACGTAAGACTAAAAAAAGTAATCACCTTTCGTCATCCGAGCAACTGTCGGGAACCTAATCGCATTTACTCTCAACCAACCGAGAATTGAAAAATcttttttataattcattatattcTCTTTCAAATAGGTTCATAACTCGTTGCTACCTCCCGTATTAAGAAAATCGCCGAAAAAATCGTTATCATCATAATCAATGACTATTTGACTCGCAATCAATACTACATAGAATTCCATGGAATCCATGTCTAGCTTCATGTGCTTCATACAAAAGTTGAATGCCAATGGA
The genomic region above belongs to Lactuca sativa cultivar Salinas chromosome 4, Lsat_Salinas_v11, whole genome shotgun sequence and contains:
- the LOC111919484 gene encoding putative methylesterase 11, chloroplastic codes for the protein MGICLSTESPPRKNHSKRVTNQSTTSANSNSSNRWSRVRSLSSKREKFDDAMIHEHAIAAALLFQQNGGVLPFDRSTSLRHPPGSANSKRHNPLPRSSSTRPRSVADPLLPPQQLLNQDLNLDELETSHIVLVHGGGFGAWCWYKTIALLEECKFKVTAIDLTGSGIDLFDTNSIKSLSQYVTPLIDFFEKLTDGEKVILVGHDFGGSCISYAMELFPSKISKAIFIAASMLKSGQSTLDMFSQKENTNDLMRKAQKFIYTNGNNLPPTAIDLDKMLLKDLLFNHSPPKDVALASVSMRPIPFPPVLEKLSLSDSNYGKVRRFYIETPDDNAIPIALQQSMINQSPPEKVFRIKASDHSPFFSKPQALHKLLVEIAKLT